One Hevea brasiliensis isolate MT/VB/25A 57/8 chromosome 5, ASM3005281v1, whole genome shotgun sequence genomic region harbors:
- the LOC110656913 gene encoding gibberellin receptor GID1C, producing MAGGNEVNINESKMVVPLNTWVLISNFKLAYNLLRRPDGTFNRHLAEFLDRKVPANAKPVDGIFSFDVVIDRGTSLLSRIYRLTDGEPSQPNMAELEKPVSSEVVPVIIFFHGGSFAHSSANSAIYDTLCRRLVGICKAVVVSVNYRRAPENRYPCAYDDGWTALKWVNSRTWLESKKDSKVHIYLAGDSSGGNIAHHVALRAVESGIDILGNILLNPMFAGQERTESEKRLDGKYFVTLQDRDWYWRAFLPEGADRDHPACNPFGPKGKNLKGVKFPKSLVVVAGLDLIQDWQLAYVEGLKKAGQVVKLLYLEQATIGFYLLPNNNHFHTVMDEISKFVSSNC from the exons ATGGCTGGGGGTAATGAAGTTAACATCAATGAAAGCAAG ATGGTGGTTCCACTGAACACGTGGGTCCTCATATCCAATTTCAAGCTGGCTTACAATCTTCTTCGTCGCCCTGATGGCACTTTCAATCGCCACTTGGCAGAGTTCCTTGACCGGAAAGTTCCAGCCAATGCAAAACCAGTTGATGGAATTTTCtcttttgatgttgtcattgaccGTGGGACTAGCCTCCTTAGCAGGATATATCGACTGACTGATGGGGAGCCATCACAACCAAATATGGCTGAACTTGAGAAGCCTGTAAGCTCTGAGGTTGTCCCTGTCATTATCTTCTTTCATGGTGGAAGCTTTGCACACTCCTCTGCAAACAGTGCTATATATGACACGTTGTGCCGCCGACTAGTGGGTATTTGCAAGGCAGTGGTAGTCTCTGTGAATTATAGGCGTGCACCTGAAAATCGATACCCTTGTGCTTATGATGATGGATGGACAGCTCTTAAGTGGGTTAACTCAAGAACATGGCTTGAGAGTAAGAAAGATTCCAAAGTTCATATATACTTGGCAGGGGATAGCTCTGGTGGTAACATTGCACATCATGTTGCATTAAGAGCAGTGGAATCAGGTATTGACATATTGGGGAATATTCTACTAAACCCAATGTTTGCTGGGCAAGAGAGAACAGAATCAGAGAAGCGACTAGATGGAAAATATTTTGTCACTCTCCAAGACCGGGACTGGTATTGGCGAGCTTTCCTGCCTGAGGGGGCAGATAGGGATCATCCAGCATGTAATCCATTTGGTCCCAAAGGTAAAAACCTTAAAGGAGTGAAATTCCCTAAGAGTCTTGTTGTGGTGGCTGGTTTGGACCTTATTCAGGATTGGCAATTGGCTTATGTTGAGGGGCTTAAGAAGGCTGGCCAAGTGGTGAAACTTCTATATCTTGAGCAAGCAACAATTGGCTTCTACTTGTTGCCCAATAACAATCACTTTCATACTGTCATGGATGAGATAAGTAAATTTGTGAGTTCTAACTGTTAA
- the LOC110656914 gene encoding uncharacterized protein LOC110656914 isoform X2, which produces MSKKKLSHLFQNPNQDIPHEDSRTPALNRHQSSMEDPEEKIQHLKSLNSMLLKETLERRQQIESLVQAKRGLETELTRTSIEKTDLENLLTRSTEDRLSLEIEKGLFCVFIETRMNEMGVVAEGLLREKGEKEIESVFLKTEVNGLLENLENERQKLSWACRDRDMLRFDLDNWVNEANGLREKLIEMEEKERKTAEDIRILKVHYAQSIKQNKELEEEIEKVKNLTDFAEKKLAEKEKEIEDLNREMDDIVRKKTEIEMENSGQKVKITGLEKYVSELNEIISSLRGEEGVLREKVLELEKSCHEAIEKAKVIAMEVDVLMEEKQQKDITIETLMEEMHSSDNIIKTMNIEVKDKDGLIEKLMREKKETDDVKVSKESAIAELHKELAGLRDATSAMQKSIKNQEDKNKQLASEVSHYRDAFEQVRLERDKAQVDLDEEKTNSISLSSKVLEMKKRIEETVKETAKKKKEHAGLFEEKKEMERQVGLLKKEKDLMQKNLYEAQQEIDDLRSKMESTAINSERALSMLKNTAASLGLSNDGKEEVIIIEKKLEGVIEPYETELEVIKDAFRNKETVVEEMKQQVKFLQNSLADAHKKKNLWAIVSSAATFLAAAYVAYVAKVR; this is translated from the coding sequence ATGTCCAAAAAGAAACTCTCCCATCTCTTTCAAAACCCCAACCAAGACATCCCACACGAAGATTCGCGCACACCAGCCCTGAATCGCCATCAATCCTCCATGGAAGACCCTGAAGAGAAGATCCAGCACTTGAAATCCCTCAACTCTATGCTTCTCAAAGAGACACTTGAGCGCAGGCAGCAAATTGAGTCTTTGGTGCAAGCTAAACGTGGTTTAGAGACTGAGTTAACTCGGACTAGTATAGAGAAGACAGATTTGGAGAATCTGCTGACTCGGTCAACTGAGGACAGACTGAGTTTGGAGATAGAGAAGGGGCTGTTTTGTGTTTTTATTGAGACGAGGATGAATGAGATGGGGGTTGTTGCGGAGGGCTTGTTaagagaaaagggagagaaagAGATTGAGAGTGTCTTCTTGAAGACTGAGGTGAATGGGCTACTGGAAAATCTTGAAAATGAGAGACAGAAATTGAGCTGGGCTTGTCGGGATAGGGATATGTTGAGGTTTGATCTGGACAACTGGGTGAACGAGGCAAATGGCTTGagggagaaattgattgaaatggagGAGAAGGAAAGAAAGACTGCGGAGGATATTAGGATATTGAAGGTGCACTATGCTCAGTCGATTAAGCAAAATAAGGaattagaggaagaaattgagaaGGTTAAAAATTTAACGGATTTTGCTGAGAAGAAATTggcagagaaagaaaaagagattGAAGATTTAAACAGGGAGATGGACGATATTGTAAGGAAGAAGACTGAGATTGAAATGGAGAACAGCGGGCAAAAGGTTAAGATTACTGGCTTAGAGAAATATGTTTCTGAATTGAATGAGATTATATCTAGTTTACGTGGGGAGGAGGGTGTTTTACGTGAAAAAGTCTTGGAGTTGGAGAAGAGCTGTCACGAGGCAATAGAGAAAGCCAAGGTGATAGCAATGGAGGTTGATGTGTTGATGGAAGAGAAGCAACAGAAGGACATAACCATTGAGACGTTGATGGAGGAAATGCATTCAAGTGACAATATTATAAAGACTATGAATATTGAGGTGAAAGATAAGGATGGATTGATTGAGAAATTAATGAGAGAGAAAAAAGAGACTGATGATGTGAAGGTTAGTAAGGAGAGTGCAATTGCGGAGTTGCACAAGGAGCTGGCTGGATTAAGGGATGCTACGTCTGCAATGCAAAAATCCATTAAAAACCAAGAAGACAAGAACAAGCAACTTGCATCTGAGGTTAGCCATTACAGAGATGCTTTTGAGCAAGTGAGACTTGAGAGGGACAAAGCCCAGGTTGATTTGGATGAGGAGAAAACAAATAGCATTAGTTTGAGCTCTAAAGTTCTGGAAATGAAGAAGAGGATTGAAGAGACTGTAAAAGAGACTGCAAAGAAGAAAAAAGAGCACGCAGGTCTTTTCGAGGAAAAGAAGGAAATGGAGCGCCAAGTTGGTTTGTTGAAGAAGGAAAAGGACTTGATGCAAAAGAATCTTTATGAGGCACAACAAGAAATTGATGATTTGAGGAGTAAAATGGAATCAACTGCCATTAACTCAGAAAGAGCGCTGTCCATGTTGAAGAACACTGCAGCATCACTAGGTCTATCAAATGATGGAAAGGAAGAAGTGATCATTATTGAAAAGAAGCTCGAGGGTGTAATTGAACCATATGAAACAGAGCTGGAAGTTATCAAAGATGCATTTAGAAACAAGGAGACTGTGGTGGAGGAGATGAAGCAGCAAGTGAAATTTTTGCAGAATTCTCTGGCAGATGCACATAAGAAGAAGAATTTATGGGCTATAGTGTCTTCAGCAGCAACATTTTTGGCTGCAGCCTATGTTGCTTATGTTGCTAAAGTACGCTAA
- the LOC110656915 gene encoding histidine-containing phosphotransfer protein 1 has translation MDGVIQLQRQLVDYTASLFHEGFLDEQFNQLQQLQDENNPDFVVEVVSLFFEDSERLLNELAKALEQQCVDFKRIDAHVHQLKGSSSSIGAQRVQKACIAFRNYCDEQNTEGCLKCLQQVKHEYSLVKTKLETLFKLQRRVLAAGGSIPKPI, from the exons ATGGATGGTGTGATTCAGTTGCAAAGGCAGTTAGTTGACTACACAGCTTCACTGTTCCATGAG GGATTCTTGGATGAACAGTTTAATCAACTTCAGCAACTGCAAGATGAAAACAATCCAGATTTTGTGGTTGAAGTCGTGTCTCTTTTCTTTGAAGACTCTGAAAGGCTTCTTAATGAACTGGCCAAAGCTCT AGAGCAGCAATGTGTAGATTTCAAAAGAATAGATGCTCATGTTCACCAGTTGAAGGGCAGCAGCTCCAG CATAGGTGCTCAGAGAGTTCAGAAAGCCTGCATTGCCTTCCGGAACTATTGCGACGAGCAGAATACTGAAGG GTGCCTAAAATGCCTGCAACAAGTGAAACATGAGTACTCCCTAGTGAAAACGAAGCTCGAAACTCTGTTCAAG CTTCAGCGACGGGTCCTGGCAGCTGGTGGATCAATTCCCAAGCCTATCTAA
- the LOC110656914 gene encoding uncharacterized protein LOC110656914 isoform X1: protein MSKKKLSHLFQNPNQDIPHEDSRTPALNRHQSSMEDPEEKIQHLKSLNSMLLKETLERRQQIESLVQAKRGLETELTRTSIEKTDLENLLTRSTEDRLSLEIEKGLFCVFIETRMNEMGVVAEGLLREKGEKEIESVFLKTEVNGLLENLENERQKLSWACRDRDMLRFDLDNWVNEANGLREKLIEMEEKERKTAEDIRILKVHYAQSIKQNKELEEEIEKVKNLTDFAEKKLAEKEKEIEDLNREMDDIVRKKTEIEMENSGQKVKITGLEKYVSELNEIISSLRGEEGVLREKVLELEKSCHEAIEKAKVIAMEVDVLMEEKQQKDITIETLMEEMHSSDNIIKTMNIEVKDKDGLIEKLMREKKETDDVKVSKESAIAELHKELAGLRDATSAMQKSIKNQEDKNKQLASEVSHYRDAFEQVRLERDKAQVDLDEEKTNSISLSSKVLEMKKRIEETVKETAKKKKEHAGLFEEKKEMERQVGLLKKEKDLMQKNLYEAQQEIDDLRSKMESTAINSERALSMLKNTAASLGLSNDGKEEVIIIEKKLEGVIEPYETELEVIKDAFRNKETVVEEMKQQVKFLQNSLADAHKKKNLWAIVSSAATFLAAAYVAYVAKGFFRQQQIIKQGIFN, encoded by the exons ATGTCCAAAAAGAAACTCTCCCATCTCTTTCAAAACCCCAACCAAGACATCCCACACGAAGATTCGCGCACACCAGCCCTGAATCGCCATCAATCCTCCATGGAAGACCCTGAAGAGAAGATCCAGCACTTGAAATCCCTCAACTCTATGCTTCTCAAAGAGACACTTGAGCGCAGGCAGCAAATTGAGTCTTTGGTGCAAGCTAAACGTGGTTTAGAGACTGAGTTAACTCGGACTAGTATAGAGAAGACAGATTTGGAGAATCTGCTGACTCGGTCAACTGAGGACAGACTGAGTTTGGAGATAGAGAAGGGGCTGTTTTGTGTTTTTATTGAGACGAGGATGAATGAGATGGGGGTTGTTGCGGAGGGCTTGTTaagagaaaagggagagaaagAGATTGAGAGTGTCTTCTTGAAGACTGAGGTGAATGGGCTACTGGAAAATCTTGAAAATGAGAGACAGAAATTGAGCTGGGCTTGTCGGGATAGGGATATGTTGAGGTTTGATCTGGACAACTGGGTGAACGAGGCAAATGGCTTGagggagaaattgattgaaatggagGAGAAGGAAAGAAAGACTGCGGAGGATATTAGGATATTGAAGGTGCACTATGCTCAGTCGATTAAGCAAAATAAGGaattagaggaagaaattgagaaGGTTAAAAATTTAACGGATTTTGCTGAGAAGAAATTggcagagaaagaaaaagagattGAAGATTTAAACAGGGAGATGGACGATATTGTAAGGAAGAAGACTGAGATTGAAATGGAGAACAGCGGGCAAAAGGTTAAGATTACTGGCTTAGAGAAATATGTTTCTGAATTGAATGAGATTATATCTAGTTTACGTGGGGAGGAGGGTGTTTTACGTGAAAAAGTCTTGGAGTTGGAGAAGAGCTGTCACGAGGCAATAGAGAAAGCCAAGGTGATAGCAATGGAGGTTGATGTGTTGATGGAAGAGAAGCAACAGAAGGACATAACCATTGAGACGTTGATGGAGGAAATGCATTCAAGTGACAATATTATAAAGACTATGAATATTGAGGTGAAAGATAAGGATGGATTGATTGAGAAATTAATGAGAGAGAAAAAAGAGACTGATGATGTGAAGGTTAGTAAGGAGAGTGCAATTGCGGAGTTGCACAAGGAGCTGGCTGGATTAAGGGATGCTACGTCTGCAATGCAAAAATCCATTAAAAACCAAGAAGACAAGAACAAGCAACTTGCATCTGAGGTTAGCCATTACAGAGATGCTTTTGAGCAAGTGAGACTTGAGAGGGACAAAGCCCAGGTTGATTTGGATGAGGAGAAAACAAATAGCATTAGTTTGAGCTCTAAAGTTCTGGAAATGAAGAAGAGGATTGAAGAGACTGTAAAAGAGACTGCAAAGAAGAAAAAAGAGCACGCAGGTCTTTTCGAGGAAAAGAAGGAAATGGAGCGCCAAGTTGGTTTGTTGAAGAAGGAAAAGGACTTGATGCAAAAGAATCTTTATGAGGCACAACAAGAAATTGATGATTTGAGGAGTAAAATGGAATCAACTGCCATTAACTCAGAAAGAGCGCTGTCCATGTTGAAGAACACTGCAGCATCACTAGGTCTATCAAATGATGGAAAGGAAGAAGTGATCATTATTGAAAAGAAGCTCGAGGGTGTAATTGAACCATATGAAACAGAGCTGGAAGTTATCAAAGATGCATTTAGAAACAAGGAGACTGTGGTGGAGGAGATGAAGCAGCAAGTGAAATTTTTGCAGAATTCTCTGGCAGATGCACATAAGAAGAAGAATTTATGGGCTATAGTGTCTTCAGCAGCAACATTTTTGGCTGCAGCCTATGTTGCTTATGTTGCTAAA GGGTTCTTCCGACAACAGCAGATTATCAAGCAGGGGATTTTCAATTGA
- the LOC110656916 gene encoding autophagy-related protein 18h isoform X2: MAKQVLWASFDRLELGPSSFKHVLLLGYSNGFQVIDVEDASDVIEVVSKRDDPVTFLQMQPLPAKSEGREGFRASHPLLLVVSCAESKSSGPMLSGRDGLVRDGYNEPPVGNLSISPTTVRFYSLRSHNYVHYLRFRSTVFMVRCSPHIVAVGLATQIYCFDALTLENKFSVLTYPVPQLGGQGTNGVNIGYGPMAVGPRWLAYASDNPLVSNSGRLSPQSLTPPLVVSPSTSPGSGSLMARYAMESSKQIATGLINLGDMGYKTLSRYCQDLIPDGSSSPVYSNSSWKVGRGATHSAETDNAGMVVVKDFVSKAVVSQFRAHTSPISALCFDPSGTLLVTASVHGNNINIFRIMPSSSRSASGTKIYDWSSSHVHLYKLHRGITSAVIQDICFSHYSQWIAIVSSRGTCHIFVLSPFGGENVLQIHNSHVDGPSLLPVLSLPWWSTPSFMVNQQSFSPLPPSPVTLSVVSRIKNNNTGWLNTVSNAASSAAGKSSVPSGAIAAVFHSCVARDLQPSHLKNVNALDHLLVYTPCGHLVQYKLLSSGGGESSEVSSRIGQGSSVQIQNEELRVNVESVQWWDVCRRADWSEREECISGITLGRQETTNTSMETSDCEDNDSEHVESLKSHDPSHLYLSNAEVQMSSWRMPLWQKSKMYFCEINHLEAAEQNVIGDHAGGEIEVEKVPIQEVEIRRKDLLPVFDHFHRTFSTWNHRGHSSERYSPSSAGSQEVKDSEDAVISHSESVSSGSVANSDGGSSTKFYPLILQSSNNTVSKGEISVSALPIQYKSSINQDSNSISFEQSQMGISPEDSNSMDSNVASVTNGFPSAGRTIAKIQSSNSVVTSEASNTSSNRSDLSMNIIDEGPTNDSLDFEQFFQEGYCKVSSLSEFHESAEVSFVDNNISPGDLEKSEEDGDNDDMLGGVFAFSEEG; encoded by the exons ATGGCCAAGCAGGTACTTTGGGCTTCTTTTGACCGACTAGAGCTTGGTCCATCTTCCTTCAAACATGTTCTCTTACTTGGGTACTCCAATGGCTTTCAAGTCATTGATGTTGAAGATGCTTCTGATGTCATTGAAGTTGTTTCAAAGCGTGATGATCCAGTTACATTTTTACAGATGCAGCCCCTCCCTGCCAAATCTGAGGGCCGTGAAGGATTCAGAGCATCACATCCTTTGCTTTTGGTTGTTTCTTGTGCTGAATCAAAGAGCTCAGGTCCAATGCTTAGTGGGAGAGATGGGTTAGTCAGAGATGGCTATAATGAGCCTCCAGTGGGAAACCTTTCCATCTCTCCTACTACTGTGCGGTTTTACTCGCTAAGATCCCATAATTATGTTCATTATCTGAGATTTCGTTCAACAGTGTTTATGGTTAGATGCAGTCCACATATAGTGGCTGTGGGCCTTGCAACACAA ATATACTGTTTTGATGCTCTGACTCTTGAGAACAAATTCAGTGTCCTCACTTATCCAGTCCCTCAGTTGGGAGGCCAAGGAACCAATGGAGTTAATATTGGATATGGTCCAATGGCTGTGGGTCCCAGGTGGTTAGCTTATGCTTCTGACAATCCGCTGGTGTCAAACAGTGGCCGCTTAAGTCCACAAAGTCTTACTCCTCCACTGGTTGTCAGTCCATCGACTTCCCCAGGCAGTGGGAGTTTGATGGCCCGTTATGCCATGGAATCTAGTAAGCAGATAGCTACTGGGTTAATTAATTTGGGTGACATGGGCTACAAGACTCTGTCTAGATATTGTCAAGATCTTATCCCTGATGGTTCTAGTTCTCCTGTATATTCAAATTCAAGTTGGAAAGTTGGTCGGGGTGCAAcacattctgcagaaacagataaTGCTGGAATG GTTGTTGTGAAAGATTTTGTTTCAAAAGCTGTGGTATCACAATTTAGAGCTCATACTAGTCCAATTTCTGCTCTATGTTTTGATCCAAGTGGTACACTTTTGGTTACTGCCTCTGTTCATGGGAACAACATAAATATTTTCAGGATTATGCCATCCTCCTCTCGCAGTGCATCAGGCACTAAGATCTATGATTGGAGCTCTTCTCATGTGCATCTTTATAAGCTCCATCGTGGCATCACATCAGCT GTGATACAAGACATTTGCTTTAGTCATTATAGTCAGTGGATTGCCATTGTTTCTTCCAGGGGCACTTGCCATATTTTTGTGCTCTCTCCTTTTGGTGGTGAGAatgttcttcaaattcacaattcacatGTTGATGGGCCTAGCCTTTTACCAGTTTTATCCTTGCCTTGGTGGTCCACTCCTTCATTCATGGTAAACCAGCAATCTTTTTCTCCATTGCCACCATCACCTGTTACCCTGTCTGTGGTGAGcagaataaaaaataataacacTGGCTGGCTCAACACAGTTAGCAATGCTGCATCTTCAGCAGCAGGAAAGAGCTCAGTTCCTTCCGGTGCTATTGCTGCTGTTTTTCATAGTTGTGTTGCTCGAGATTTGCAACCTTCTCACTTGAAAAATGTTAATGCTTTGGACCACTTATTGGTTTACACTCCTTGTGGCCATCTAGTTCAATACAAATTGCTGTCATCAGGAGGGGGAGAGTCGAGTGAAGTTTCTTCAAGAATTGGACAAGGTTCTTCGGTGCAGATACAAAATGAGGAATTACGAGTGAATGTTGAATCTGTTCAGTGGTGGGATGTTTGCCGAAGAGCAGATTGGTCGGAAAGAGAGGAATGTATATCTGGAATTACTCTAGGCAGGCAAGAAACTACAAACACGTCCATGGAAACTTCTGATTGCGAAGATAATGATAGTGAGCATGTGGAATCATTAAAGTCCCATGATCCATCTCACTTGTATCTTTCCAATGCAGAGGTACAGATGAGCTCATGGAGGATGCCACTTTGGCAGAAATCTAAG ATGTATTTCTGCGAGATAAATCATCTTGAAGCTGCAGAACAGAATGTCATTGGAGATCATGCTGGTGGAGAGATTGAAGTAGAGAAGGTTCCCATTCAAGAGGTTGAAATTAGGCGGAAGGATTTATTACCTGTTTTTGACCATTTCCACAGAACTTTCTCTACTTGGAATCACAG GGGCCATAGCAGTGAAAGATACTCACCTTCATCTGCTGGTTCTCAAGAAGTTAAAGACTCAGAAGATGCTGTTATTTCCCACTCTGAGTCAGTTTCAAGTGGCTCAGTTGCAAATTCTGATGGTG GATCATCAACAAAGTTTTATCCACTCATTCTCCAATCTAGTAATAATACTGTTAGCAAAGGAGAGATTTCCGTTTCGGCATTGCCCATCCAGTATAAAAGTTCTATTAACCAAGATAGCAATTCAATTTCTTTTGAACAATCTCAAATGGGTATATCCCCTGAGGATAGTAATTCTATGGATAGTAATGTAGCATCTGTAACGAATGGCTTTCCTTCTGCTGGAAGAACAATTGCAAAAATTCAGTCATCAAACAGTGTTGTGACAAGTGAAGCTTCAAACACAAGCTCCAACCGTTCTGACTTGAGTATGAACATTATAGATGAAGGGCCAACTAATGATTCATTGGATTTTGAGCAGTTTTTTCAAGAGGGTTACTGTAAAGTGTCATCCTTAAGTGAGTTTCATGAATCAGCAGAAGTCAGTTTTGTGGACAACAACATCAGTCCTGGTGATTTAGAAAAATCTGAAGAAGATGGTGACAATGATGATATGCTTGGAGGTGTTTTTGCTTTCTCTGAGGAAG GTTGA
- the LOC110656916 gene encoding autophagy-related protein 18h isoform X1, which translates to MKNNSKGKNNSKTNSNGFIPNSLKFISSCIKTASSGVRSASASVAASISGDNQDHKDQVLWASFDRLELGPSSFKHVLLLGYSNGFQVIDVEDASDVIEVVSKRDDPVTFLQMQPLPAKSEGREGFRASHPLLLVVSCAESKSSGPMLSGRDGLVRDGYNEPPVGNLSISPTTVRFYSLRSHNYVHYLRFRSTVFMVRCSPHIVAVGLATQIYCFDALTLENKFSVLTYPVPQLGGQGTNGVNIGYGPMAVGPRWLAYASDNPLVSNSGRLSPQSLTPPLVVSPSTSPGSGSLMARYAMESSKQIATGLINLGDMGYKTLSRYCQDLIPDGSSSPVYSNSSWKVGRGATHSAETDNAGMVVVKDFVSKAVVSQFRAHTSPISALCFDPSGTLLVTASVHGNNINIFRIMPSSSRSASGTKIYDWSSSHVHLYKLHRGITSAVIQDICFSHYSQWIAIVSSRGTCHIFVLSPFGGENVLQIHNSHVDGPSLLPVLSLPWWSTPSFMVNQQSFSPLPPSPVTLSVVSRIKNNNTGWLNTVSNAASSAAGKSSVPSGAIAAVFHSCVARDLQPSHLKNVNALDHLLVYTPCGHLVQYKLLSSGGGESSEVSSRIGQGSSVQIQNEELRVNVESVQWWDVCRRADWSEREECISGITLGRQETTNTSMETSDCEDNDSEHVESLKSHDPSHLYLSNAEVQMSSWRMPLWQKSKMYFCEINHLEAAEQNVIGDHAGGEIEVEKVPIQEVEIRRKDLLPVFDHFHRTFSTWNHRGHSSERYSPSSAGSQEVKDSEDAVISHSESVSSGSVANSDGGSSTKFYPLILQSSNNTVSKGEISVSALPIQYKSSINQDSNSISFEQSQMGISPEDSNSMDSNVASVTNGFPSAGRTIAKIQSSNSVVTSEASNTSSNRSDLSMNIIDEGPTNDSLDFEQFFQEGYCKVSSLSEFHESAEVSFVDNNISPGDLEKSEEDGDNDDMLGGVFAFSEEG; encoded by the exons GTACTTTGGGCTTCTTTTGACCGACTAGAGCTTGGTCCATCTTCCTTCAAACATGTTCTCTTACTTGGGTACTCCAATGGCTTTCAAGTCATTGATGTTGAAGATGCTTCTGATGTCATTGAAGTTGTTTCAAAGCGTGATGATCCAGTTACATTTTTACAGATGCAGCCCCTCCCTGCCAAATCTGAGGGCCGTGAAGGATTCAGAGCATCACATCCTTTGCTTTTGGTTGTTTCTTGTGCTGAATCAAAGAGCTCAGGTCCAATGCTTAGTGGGAGAGATGGGTTAGTCAGAGATGGCTATAATGAGCCTCCAGTGGGAAACCTTTCCATCTCTCCTACTACTGTGCGGTTTTACTCGCTAAGATCCCATAATTATGTTCATTATCTGAGATTTCGTTCAACAGTGTTTATGGTTAGATGCAGTCCACATATAGTGGCTGTGGGCCTTGCAACACAA ATATACTGTTTTGATGCTCTGACTCTTGAGAACAAATTCAGTGTCCTCACTTATCCAGTCCCTCAGTTGGGAGGCCAAGGAACCAATGGAGTTAATATTGGATATGGTCCAATGGCTGTGGGTCCCAGGTGGTTAGCTTATGCTTCTGACAATCCGCTGGTGTCAAACAGTGGCCGCTTAAGTCCACAAAGTCTTACTCCTCCACTGGTTGTCAGTCCATCGACTTCCCCAGGCAGTGGGAGTTTGATGGCCCGTTATGCCATGGAATCTAGTAAGCAGATAGCTACTGGGTTAATTAATTTGGGTGACATGGGCTACAAGACTCTGTCTAGATATTGTCAAGATCTTATCCCTGATGGTTCTAGTTCTCCTGTATATTCAAATTCAAGTTGGAAAGTTGGTCGGGGTGCAAcacattctgcagaaacagataaTGCTGGAATG GTTGTTGTGAAAGATTTTGTTTCAAAAGCTGTGGTATCACAATTTAGAGCTCATACTAGTCCAATTTCTGCTCTATGTTTTGATCCAAGTGGTACACTTTTGGTTACTGCCTCTGTTCATGGGAACAACATAAATATTTTCAGGATTATGCCATCCTCCTCTCGCAGTGCATCAGGCACTAAGATCTATGATTGGAGCTCTTCTCATGTGCATCTTTATAAGCTCCATCGTGGCATCACATCAGCT GTGATACAAGACATTTGCTTTAGTCATTATAGTCAGTGGATTGCCATTGTTTCTTCCAGGGGCACTTGCCATATTTTTGTGCTCTCTCCTTTTGGTGGTGAGAatgttcttcaaattcacaattcacatGTTGATGGGCCTAGCCTTTTACCAGTTTTATCCTTGCCTTGGTGGTCCACTCCTTCATTCATGGTAAACCAGCAATCTTTTTCTCCATTGCCACCATCACCTGTTACCCTGTCTGTGGTGAGcagaataaaaaataataacacTGGCTGGCTCAACACAGTTAGCAATGCTGCATCTTCAGCAGCAGGAAAGAGCTCAGTTCCTTCCGGTGCTATTGCTGCTGTTTTTCATAGTTGTGTTGCTCGAGATTTGCAACCTTCTCACTTGAAAAATGTTAATGCTTTGGACCACTTATTGGTTTACACTCCTTGTGGCCATCTAGTTCAATACAAATTGCTGTCATCAGGAGGGGGAGAGTCGAGTGAAGTTTCTTCAAGAATTGGACAAGGTTCTTCGGTGCAGATACAAAATGAGGAATTACGAGTGAATGTTGAATCTGTTCAGTGGTGGGATGTTTGCCGAAGAGCAGATTGGTCGGAAAGAGAGGAATGTATATCTGGAATTACTCTAGGCAGGCAAGAAACTACAAACACGTCCATGGAAACTTCTGATTGCGAAGATAATGATAGTGAGCATGTGGAATCATTAAAGTCCCATGATCCATCTCACTTGTATCTTTCCAATGCAGAGGTACAGATGAGCTCATGGAGGATGCCACTTTGGCAGAAATCTAAG ATGTATTTCTGCGAGATAAATCATCTTGAAGCTGCAGAACAGAATGTCATTGGAGATCATGCTGGTGGAGAGATTGAAGTAGAGAAGGTTCCCATTCAAGAGGTTGAAATTAGGCGGAAGGATTTATTACCTGTTTTTGACCATTTCCACAGAACTTTCTCTACTTGGAATCACAG GGGCCATAGCAGTGAAAGATACTCACCTTCATCTGCTGGTTCTCAAGAAGTTAAAGACTCAGAAGATGCTGTTATTTCCCACTCTGAGTCAGTTTCAAGTGGCTCAGTTGCAAATTCTGATGGTG GATCATCAACAAAGTTTTATCCACTCATTCTCCAATCTAGTAATAATACTGTTAGCAAAGGAGAGATTTCCGTTTCGGCATTGCCCATCCAGTATAAAAGTTCTATTAACCAAGATAGCAATTCAATTTCTTTTGAACAATCTCAAATGGGTATATCCCCTGAGGATAGTAATTCTATGGATAGTAATGTAGCATCTGTAACGAATGGCTTTCCTTCTGCTGGAAGAACAATTGCAAAAATTCAGTCATCAAACAGTGTTGTGACAAGTGAAGCTTCAAACACAAGCTCCAACCGTTCTGACTTGAGTATGAACATTATAGATGAAGGGCCAACTAATGATTCATTGGATTTTGAGCAGTTTTTTCAAGAGGGTTACTGTAAAGTGTCATCCTTAAGTGAGTTTCATGAATCAGCAGAAGTCAGTTTTGTGGACAACAACATCAGTCCTGGTGATTTAGAAAAATCTGAAGAAGATGGTGACAATGATGATATGCTTGGAGGTGTTTTTGCTTTCTCTGAGGAAG GTTGA